The Altererythrobacter sp. ZODW24 genome window below encodes:
- a CDS encoding mechanosensitive ion channel: MQLGVKVVSVIAILIVTWALAKAAKWAFAKLVDTVEVLRRDTGGGMSVGESLGKIVSLFVWLFGLMAVLNVLELGAVAGPINSLLNNVMGLIPNLIGAGILLFVGLMIAGIVRDIAVTAMETVDLDKWASKGGIENVTGSNVISKTIGTIIYVFIAIPVAIGALGVLDVAALSVPATDMLSMILAAVPNVVMAGVLLGIGFMISRFAVDLIKDLLSGLGVDRSIEAIGLLPASTPASSVIARLVQIAIVLFFAISATSLLNFPALTTILNQVLELGGSVVFGAVVIGFGFLIANLVSKLVSGASEGSTAGTIVRYATMLIFTFMGLRFMGVGEEIVDMAFGALVIGGAVAGALAFGLGGREWAGKKLEEMDGKKGK; encoded by the coding sequence ATGCAGCTCGGCGTAAAGGTTGTGTCTGTAATCGCCATTTTGATCGTCACATGGGCTCTGGCCAAAGCGGCCAAATGGGCGTTCGCTAAACTGGTTGATACTGTAGAGGTTCTGCGCCGCGATACCGGCGGAGGAATGTCAGTCGGGGAATCGCTCGGCAAAATCGTTTCACTGTTCGTCTGGTTGTTCGGCCTCATGGCTGTCCTGAACGTTCTTGAGCTCGGTGCAGTCGCCGGACCGATCAATAGTCTGCTGAACAATGTGATGGGCCTGATCCCTAACTTGATTGGTGCAGGTATCCTGCTGTTCGTGGGCCTGATGATAGCAGGTATCGTCCGCGATATTGCGGTCACCGCAATGGAAACGGTCGATCTCGACAAATGGGCGAGCAAAGGCGGCATTGAAAATGTCACCGGTAGCAATGTTATCAGCAAGACAATCGGCACGATCATCTATGTGTTCATTGCCATTCCAGTCGCCATCGGCGCGCTGGGCGTGCTCGATGTTGCGGCACTGTCCGTGCCAGCAACCGATATGCTGAGCATGATCTTGGCTGCTGTTCCCAATGTTGTGATGGCCGGCGTTCTGCTTGGCATCGGCTTCATGATCAGCCGCTTCGCAGTCGATTTGATCAAGGACTTACTCAGCGGCCTAGGTGTCGATCGTTCGATCGAAGCAATTGGCCTGCTGCCAGCCAGCACTCCAGCATCAAGCGTGATTGCGCGTCTCGTGCAAATCGCCATCGTGCTGTTCTTCGCAATTTCGGCAACTTCGCTGCTGAACTTCCCGGCACTGACGACGATCCTCAATCAAGTGCTCGAACTGGGCGGTAGCGTCGTATTCGGTGCGGTTGTAATCGGCTTCGGCTTCTTGATCGCCAATCTGGTTTCGAAGCTTGTTTCAGGCGCCAGCGAGGGAAGCACAGCAGGCACAATCGTCCGCTATGCAACGATGCTCATCTTCACCTTCATGGGGCTGCGCTTCATGGGCGTGGGCGAAGAAATCGTCGACATGGCGTTTGGTGCACTGGTGATCGGCGGCGCAGTCGCCGGTGCTCTCGCCTTTGGCCTTGGCGGCCGCGAATGGGCTGGCAAGAAGCTGGAAGAAATGGATGGTAAGAAAGGTAAGTAA
- a CDS encoding isoaspartyl peptidase/L-asparaginase, translating to MANVANAQEVTMAENEKPRWSIAIHGGAGTMSRDRMTDEIQEEYKAALQTALDAGAKVLADGGTSLDAVQAAIIILEDDPHFNAGRGAVFTYKGVNEHDAAIMDGRDRSAGASTGTTQVKNPILLARSVMVDSPHVFLSRQGAEVFAREQNIELVDPDYFATPRRWKQLEELKAKKLGWFDVDLKYGTVGAVAVDSDGNIAAGTSTGGLTGKRWGRVGDSPIIGAGTYADNRACAVSATGAGEYFIRAGVAHEICARMRMLGESAEVAAQAVIAEVGELGGSGGVIVAAPDGTTAFVMNTPGMYRGRADSSGVSEVAIFDDE from the coding sequence ATGGCCAATGTTGCAAATGCTCAAGAGGTTACGATGGCTGAGAATGAAAAACCCCGCTGGAGCATCGCAATTCATGGCGGCGCAGGCACCATGTCGCGCGACCGGATGACGGATGAAATCCAGGAAGAGTATAAGGCTGCGCTGCAAACTGCGTTGGATGCCGGTGCAAAAGTGCTGGCAGATGGCGGCACGTCACTCGATGCGGTGCAGGCCGCGATCATCATTCTGGAAGATGATCCGCATTTCAATGCAGGCCGCGGCGCGGTGTTCACCTATAAGGGTGTGAACGAACATGACGCAGCGATCATGGATGGCCGTGATCGTTCTGCGGGAGCAAGCACAGGTACGACGCAGGTCAAAAACCCAATTCTACTTGCGCGCTCGGTGATGGTAGACAGCCCCCATGTATTTCTCAGCCGTCAGGGTGCTGAGGTGTTCGCCCGCGAGCAGAACATCGAATTGGTTGATCCAGACTATTTTGCGACACCGCGCCGCTGGAAGCAACTTGAGGAACTCAAGGCCAAGAAGCTTGGCTGGTTCGACGTCGATCTGAAATACGGAACAGTTGGTGCCGTCGCAGTCGACAGCGATGGTAACATCGCCGCCGGCACCTCGACCGGCGGTCTGACGGGCAAGCGTTGGGGCCGTGTCGGCGATTCTCCGATCATCGGCGCAGGCACCTATGCCGATAACCGTGCTTGCGCCGTTTCGGCAACGGGTGCGGGTGAATACTTCATCCGGGCCGGTGTCGCGCATGAGATTTGTGCGCGGATGCGGATGCTGGGTGAAAGTGCTGAAGTCGCAGCCCAGGCCGTGATCGCAGAAGTTGGCGAGTTGGGCGGTAGCGGCGGCGTAATTGTTGCCGCGCCTGACGGTACAACGGCATTTGTGATGAACACGCCAGGCATGTACCGCGGGCGGGCTGATAGCTCAGGCGTTAGCGAAGTCGCGATTTTCGACGACGAGTGA
- the bla gene encoding class A beta-lactamase — MTYDRRTILAGSTAVLAASALGGCVKAGATFDAAARVRSLEGESGGALGAAVLDTGSGEIFGNRMDERFAHCSSFKLSLAALAMQRAANGGDALDTALPITADDITSYSPVTKARVGQTMTIADLAKTTLTKSDNAAANILLRQFGGPEAMTAFWRSIGDDVSRLDRFETDLNFVPPGEVRDTTTPRAMAKTVQALLYGYALPGKMRQTLRSWMIETDTGLNRIRGGIPERWAAGDKTGTGFAEGMGSIYVDIAFAEPPSGAPLIITGYLRLEEVHSRVEPNSAAVLAALGAIAATSARPV; from the coding sequence ATGACCTATGATCGCCGGACTATCCTTGCTGGCAGCACCGCAGTCCTTGCGGCAAGCGCCCTTGGTGGCTGTGTCAAAGCGGGCGCTACTTTCGATGCAGCGGCCCGGGTCCGGTCACTCGAAGGGGAAAGCGGCGGAGCCTTGGGCGCAGCGGTGCTCGATACGGGTAGCGGAGAAATCTTCGGTAACCGGATGGATGAACGCTTTGCCCATTGTTCGTCCTTCAAACTGTCCTTGGCAGCGCTGGCAATGCAGCGCGCGGCCAATGGCGGCGACGCCCTGGATACAGCACTACCCATCACGGCCGATGATATCACCTCATACTCACCAGTGACCAAAGCCCGCGTCGGCCAAACGATGACAATTGCTGATTTGGCGAAAACCACTCTGACGAAAAGCGACAATGCGGCAGCGAACATCCTGCTCCGGCAGTTTGGCGGCCCCGAAGCGATGACGGCATTTTGGCGCTCGATCGGCGACGACGTCAGCCGCCTCGACCGCTTTGAAACCGATCTGAACTTCGTACCTCCCGGTGAAGTTCGCGACACGACCACACCGCGCGCCATGGCAAAGACGGTACAGGCCTTGCTCTATGGCTACGCCCTGCCCGGCAAGATGCGGCAAACGCTACGCAGCTGGATGATCGAAACCGATACCGGATTGAACCGCATTCGCGGCGGCATTCCCGAAAGGTGGGCAGCAGGCGACAAGACCGGCACAGGCTTTGCGGAAGGCATGGGCAGCATCTATGTCGACATTGCCTTTGCCGAACCGCCATCCGGCGCTCCGCTCATCATCACGGGCTATTTGCGGCTCGAAGAAGTGCACAGCCGGGTCGAGCCAAACAGCGCCGCCGTGCTCGCGGCACTAGGCGCAATTGCCGCTACTTCGGCACGGCCCGTTTGA
- a CDS encoding GNAT family N-acetyltransferase → MRIEYDIRPDDLSGPEVKRLLELHLSEMHSWSPSCKVNSLPPERLKEADVTFFAAWAEGQLAACGALKHLSETRGELKAMRAASAFRGKGAGRAMLVALLDEAKQRGYTWVGLETGRPVQFADATRLYAAHGFAECDAFGDYVSDEFSVCMELHL, encoded by the coding sequence ATGAGGATAGAATATGACATTCGCCCAGACGATCTGTCAGGGCCTGAGGTCAAGCGATTGCTCGAACTCCACCTGTCCGAAATGCATAGCTGGTCGCCATCCTGCAAAGTGAATTCACTCCCGCCGGAACGTCTAAAGGAAGCCGACGTGACCTTTTTTGCAGCCTGGGCAGAAGGGCAACTGGCAGCTTGCGGCGCTCTCAAACATCTGAGCGAAACGCGCGGCGAATTGAAGGCGATGCGAGCGGCCTCAGCATTTCGCGGCAAAGGCGCAGGCCGGGCAATGCTGGTTGCGCTGCTGGATGAAGCAAAGCAGCGCGGCTACACATGGGTCGGGCTGGAAACCGGCAGGCCCGTGCAATTCGCCGATGCGACGCGGCTCTATGCCGCTCACGGATTTGCCGAATGCGACGCTTTCGGCGACTATGTATCCGATGAGTTTAGCGTCTGCATGGAGCTTCATCTATGA
- a CDS encoding RDD family protein produces MSAARPWKQRENKRKRVLVTPEGVSLPVTLAPLGSRAGAIILDYIIINTAVIIGTLLLAWLGISVMDAENSNSQVVEFIAVLWVIAVFFVYNFYFIFFEMGARGATPGKRATGVRVAAHGTQRLTSEAIVARNLMRQIELFVPISFIFSASSGEGGMAGLAAAAWFAIFLLFPVFNRDNLRAGDLVAGTWVIEAPRRKLAEALSASGAASHTATSGLTGTRYSFDDDDLTVYGEYELQTLERVLRYNRPEALAAVQETICRKLGWNTGSGDEQAFLEAFYAQLRAKLERDMRFGKRKADKHA; encoded by the coding sequence ATGAGCGCCGCCAGACCTTGGAAACAGCGCGAGAATAAGCGCAAGCGTGTGCTGGTGACGCCCGAAGGCGTTTCGCTGCCCGTCACACTGGCCCCGCTTGGCTCGCGCGCCGGTGCAATCATTCTCGATTACATCATCATCAACACCGCCGTGATTATTGGCACCTTGTTGCTAGCATGGCTTGGCATCAGCGTGATGGATGCAGAAAACAGCAATTCGCAAGTCGTCGAATTCATCGCAGTGCTGTGGGTCATCGCGGTATTTTTCGTTTACAACTTCTATTTCATATTCTTCGAAATGGGCGCGCGGGGGGCTACACCGGGTAAACGCGCGACAGGGGTCAGAGTCGCCGCGCATGGCACTCAGCGCCTAACCTCAGAGGCTATCGTCGCGCGTAACCTGATGCGTCAGATCGAACTGTTCGTGCCGATCAGTTTCATCTTTTCCGCATCATCCGGCGAAGGCGGTATGGCCGGGCTGGCGGCTGCGGCTTGGTTCGCGATTTTCCTATTGTTCCCCGTCTTCAACCGCGACAATTTGCGCGCCGGTGACCTTGTGGCCGGGACTTGGGTGATCGAAGCCCCGCGCCGGAAGCTTGCCGAAGCCCTTTCGGCCTCTGGCGCAGCCAGTCATACCGCGACCAGTGGCCTCACCGGAACGCGCTATAGTTTCGATGATGACGATCTGACGGTTTACGGCGAATACGAGTTGCAAACGCTGGAGCGTGTGCTGCGCTATAACCGCCCAGAAGCACTGGCCGCCGTGCAGGAAACGATCTGCCGCAAGTTGGGCTGGAATACCGGTTCCGGTGACGAACAAGCGTTCCTCGAAGCTTTCTACGCCCAATTGCGCGCTAAGCTGGAGCGAGATATGCGGTTCGGCAAACGCAAGGCAGACAAACACGCATGA
- a CDS encoding stage II sporulation protein M, translated as MAISNPFARKTEVAPPPDIEAAALRSDRFRLEREDEWKRLDAILRRMEGGFMRRMPDEDVLALPTLYRTAASSLAVARETSLDASVIEYLEALVQRAWFQVYGPRTGFVGWLREFLGGGWSRSVREIWLEICIGFAVMVAGAVVGWILSARDNEWYYALVPGQFADSRVPGATREQLLETLGTQENADGLSYFGASLFSNNAQVAILAFALGFAFGIPSLMLLVHNLAVLGAMLWLFSSQGLTTEFAAWLSIHGTTELLAILLSGAAGMHIGRSMAFPGNRSIMAAAAESGRRGAQVMIGVIFMMILAGLLESFGRELIRDTAMRFAVGGGMLLFWVLYFTSLGRKPRMEAP; from the coding sequence ATGGCTATTTCCAACCCCTTCGCCCGCAAAACAGAGGTCGCGCCCCCGCCCGATATCGAAGCAGCGGCACTGCGCTCAGACCGCTTCCGGCTGGAGCGCGAGGATGAATGGAAGCGGCTCGACGCAATCCTACGCCGGATGGAAGGCGGATTTATGCGCCGGATGCCGGATGAGGATGTGCTCGCCTTACCCACGCTCTATCGCACGGCAGCATCCAGCCTCGCTGTGGCGCGCGAAACGTCGCTCGATGCATCAGTGATCGAATATCTCGAAGCGCTGGTCCAGCGGGCATGGTTTCAAGTTTACGGACCGCGGACCGGTTTCGTTGGCTGGCTACGCGAATTCCTCGGCGGTGGATGGAGCCGCAGCGTTCGCGAAATATGGTTAGAGATTTGCATCGGGTTCGCCGTGATGGTGGCTGGCGCAGTCGTCGGATGGATACTCTCGGCGCGCGATAACGAATGGTATTATGCCCTTGTCCCCGGACAATTCGCCGACAGCCGTGTGCCCGGCGCAACGCGCGAGCAATTGCTCGAAACATTGGGCACTCAGGAAAACGCTGACGGGCTATCCTATTTCGGCGCCTCGCTGTTCAGCAACAATGCCCAAGTAGCGATCCTCGCCTTTGCATTGGGTTTTGCGTTCGGGATCCCGTCATTGATGTTGCTGGTCCACAATCTCGCTGTGCTGGGCGCAATGCTATGGCTGTTTTCATCGCAAGGCCTGACAACCGAATTCGCCGCATGGCTTTCGATCCACGGCACAACCGAACTTCTCGCGATCCTGCTTTCGGGCGCGGCAGGCATGCATATCGGGCGTTCCATGGCGTTTCCCGGCAACCGTTCCATCATGGCCGCAGCGGCAGAAAGCGGGCGGCGCGGGGCGCAAGTGATGATCGGCGTAATCTTCATGATGATCCTCGCCGGGCTGCTCGAATCCTTCGGGCGTGAACTTATTCGCGACACCGCGATGCGCTTTGCAGTCGGCGGCGGGATGCTGCTGTTCTGGGTGCTCTATTTCACCAGTCTTGGCCGCAAACCGCGGATGGAAGCGCCATGA
- a CDS encoding DUF58 domain-containing protein, which translates to MPSARAAWVAALAAPAALLIAATAPGAWVVAPAAAAALLLLVLLDGMVAGNLEDVEINAQADAEIGNPVTIGILAKIVGGGHGVRAALSCDPRLAESGQLSIALARHVDGWHGTAHPVPMRRGTAQLDRLWLRWRGPLGLGCRQVERDLEQEIRIWPDLSPVRSPALQTFLRDAQFGLIARRIRGEGTQFEALSEYEPGMDRRRIDWKASARHTRLYARENESERNNQIVFAFDCGQAMCEPVDGVPRIDRAVSAALTASYIALKGGDRVSLFGFAARPELSTPFVGDSRAFHHLQSAAAGLDYRFEEPNFTLALATLSSRLQRRSLIVLFSDFQDPTGAELMVESVGRLVDRHLVLFVVMEDAELAKIAEADPSDLDTLAMAVTADTLARQRAVVLQRLRQMGVNVLEAPYEEIGNRVIDRYLEIKRSGAIG; encoded by the coding sequence GTGCCATCGGCCCGCGCGGCATGGGTCGCAGCGCTTGCTGCACCTGCCGCTCTGCTGATCGCTGCAACAGCGCCCGGCGCATGGGTCGTCGCGCCTGCAGCAGCGGCGGCTTTGCTGCTGCTTGTGCTGCTTGACGGAATGGTCGCGGGCAATCTGGAGGATGTCGAGATAAATGCGCAAGCCGATGCCGAAATCGGCAATCCGGTGACAATCGGGATCCTGGCAAAGATCGTTGGCGGTGGTCACGGCGTCCGGGCAGCCCTGTCCTGCGACCCGCGGCTTGCCGAGAGCGGCCAGTTATCCATTGCACTCGCCCGCCATGTTGATGGCTGGCACGGCACCGCCCACCCTGTCCCGATGCGGCGAGGCACCGCGCAGCTTGACCGCCTCTGGCTGCGCTGGAGAGGGCCGCTAGGGCTAGGCTGCCGTCAGGTCGAACGCGATCTTGAGCAGGAAATTCGGATATGGCCCGACCTGTCGCCAGTGCGCTCGCCGGCCTTGCAGACATTCCTGCGCGACGCTCAATTCGGCCTCATCGCTCGGCGCATACGCGGCGAAGGCACACAATTTGAAGCGCTTAGTGAGTACGAACCCGGCATGGACCGCCGCCGGATCGATTGGAAAGCCAGCGCACGCCACACACGCCTTTATGCCCGTGAGAATGAGAGCGAGCGCAACAACCAGATCGTCTTCGCCTTCGATTGCGGACAGGCCATGTGTGAGCCGGTTGACGGCGTTCCGCGCATCGACCGCGCGGTCTCAGCGGCACTGACGGCATCCTATATCGCGCTGAAGGGCGGCGACCGTGTGTCGCTGTTCGGCTTCGCAGCACGTCCAGAACTCTCAACACCGTTTGTGGGCGATTCCCGCGCTTTCCACCATTTGCAATCGGCCGCCGCAGGGCTCGATTACCGCTTCGAAGAACCCAACTTCACTCTGGCCCTCGCCACTCTGTCGTCGCGTCTGCAACGCCGTAGCCTGATCGTGTTGTTCTCGGATTTTCAGGACCCGACAGGCGCTGAACTAATGGTCGAAAGCGTGGGCCGCTTAGTCGACCGCCATCTCGTGCTGTTCGTGGTGATGGAAGATGCCGAGCTCGCCAAAATCGCTGAGGCTGACCCGAGTGATCTCGACACGCTGGCGATGGCTGTCACCGCCGATACGCTGGCCCGTCAACGCGCAGTGGTGCTGCAGCGCCTGCGCCAGATGGGCGTGAATGTGCTCGAGGCCCCCTATGAAGAAATCGGCAACCGTGTGATCGACCGCTATCTGGAAATCAAACGCTCGGGGGCAATCGGCTGA
- a CDS encoding MoxR family ATPase: protein MSMTLAELQELAGSIRGEVAKAIVGQEETVEHLLIALVSQGHVLLEGPPGTAKTFLAQCFATALGLDYGRIQFTPDLLPGDILGSNLFNFQTSAFTLTRGPIFCELLLADEINRTPPKTQAALLEAMQERRVTLDGETHPLPGHFTVVATQNPIENQGVYPLPEAQLDRFLFKLLVGYPDETEEAAIVTRFADKGGPVRAADYGIVPVTGTDKLGEAAAALDDVTMAQEITDYIVRLIRSTREHGDLASGASPRAAVLLARAARARAALAGRDYVIPDDVKALAISVLRHRLLLSPAAEIEGRDMEELIAELVETTEAPR from the coding sequence ATGAGCATGACATTAGCCGAGCTGCAGGAGCTGGCCGGATCAATACGCGGCGAAGTGGCCAAGGCCATCGTGGGTCAGGAAGAAACGGTCGAGCATCTGCTGATCGCACTGGTCAGTCAGGGCCATGTGCTGCTGGAAGGTCCGCCGGGAACAGCCAAGACCTTCCTCGCACAATGTTTCGCGACCGCGCTTGGCCTCGATTATGGCCGCATCCAGTTTACGCCGGACTTGCTGCCGGGCGATATCCTTGGCTCGAACCTGTTCAACTTCCAGACCAGCGCCTTCACGCTGACGCGCGGTCCGATTTTCTGCGAGCTGCTGCTGGCGGATGAAATTAACCGCACGCCGCCCAAAACGCAGGCTGCCCTGCTTGAGGCGATGCAGGAGCGCCGCGTCACGCTAGACGGCGAAACGCATCCGCTGCCGGGACATTTCACCGTGGTTGCGACGCAGAACCCGATCGAGAACCAGGGCGTCTATCCGTTGCCCGAGGCACAACTGGACCGGTTCCTGTTCAAACTACTGGTCGGTTATCCGGACGAGACCGAAGAGGCCGCCATCGTCACTCGCTTTGCCGATAAAGGCGGGCCCGTTCGCGCCGCCGATTACGGCATTGTACCTGTCACCGGCACGGACAAGCTGGGTGAAGCCGCCGCAGCGCTCGACGATGTGACCATGGCACAGGAAATCACGGACTACATCGTCCGCCTGATCCGCTCGACCCGCGAACATGGCGATCTGGCATCGGGCGCAAGCCCGCGCGCTGCCGTATTGCTTGCCCGCGCCGCTCGCGCCCGCGCCGCCCTCGCAGGCCGCGACTATGTGATCCCTGACGATGTGAAGGCGCTCGCCATTTCCGTCCTTCGTCACCGCCTATTGCTCTCCCCCGCTGCCGAAATCGAAGGCCGCGATATGGAAGAGCTGATCGCTGAACTGGTCGAGACGACGGAGGCTCCGCGCTGA
- a CDS encoding DUF4350 domain-containing protein: protein MSEPAAAPSAKAQGAFNPRVVLVLLLFGFAAFLATLYFIGTGNTGRDVNDGGGHVSGSGLNGYAALADYLEAEGHEVTRSRSQGALDDYGLLVLTPTHYVDGEELGQIIENRRFMGPTLIIMPKWHAARIPAGLPGAGEAKDGWVVLQGASAADLDIGLPVLDDLDAKVEFEESKDGATVSKPSGPLQTWRSNGRAGKLPSNKALQTISSGGVVSLVRDSKNQTLAGYVDDGYYSSLIDMAERPEPEDDDFDYSQYPVIIVAEPDLLNNWGFSNRANAELAHELIDAAMNYDDGPIIFDMTLNGLGTSKNLLTLAFSPPFLAATICLIIALIAIGWRAFRRFGPPVHEGRQIAFGKSQLVENSAGFIRRAKRLHLVGAPYASLMSGRIAEALGLRSADDISLVEDALAKRAPDAPSYSENVRKLREARDPGEMLRSAQALKSIERMLER, encoded by the coding sequence ATGAGCGAGCCCGCTGCAGCCCCTTCTGCAAAGGCCCAAGGCGCGTTTAACCCGCGGGTTGTTCTCGTATTGCTGCTGTTCGGATTCGCGGCCTTCCTCGCTACGCTCTATTTCATCGGCACTGGCAACACTGGCCGCGACGTCAATGATGGCGGCGGCCATGTTAGCGGATCGGGCCTCAATGGCTATGCGGCACTGGCCGATTACCTCGAAGCGGAAGGCCACGAGGTTACTCGCTCGCGCTCACAAGGGGCGCTCGATGACTACGGCCTATTGGTCCTGACTCCTACCCATTACGTCGATGGTGAAGAACTTGGCCAGATCATCGAAAACCGCCGCTTTATGGGACCAACACTGATCATCATGCCGAAATGGCATGCGGCCCGGATCCCCGCGGGATTGCCGGGTGCGGGCGAAGCAAAAGATGGTTGGGTTGTCTTGCAGGGTGCGTCAGCGGCCGATCTGGACATTGGCCTACCGGTTTTGGACGATCTCGACGCGAAGGTAGAGTTCGAAGAATCGAAAGACGGAGCAACAGTTTCGAAGCCAAGTGGGCCTTTGCAAACATGGCGTTCGAACGGGCGGGCCGGGAAACTACCTAGCAATAAGGCGCTACAGACGATCAGTTCCGGCGGCGTGGTATCGCTTGTGCGCGACAGCAAGAACCAGACGCTCGCAGGCTATGTGGATGACGGATATTATTCGTCCTTGATTGATATGGCCGAACGGCCTGAGCCCGAAGATGATGATTTCGATTATTCGCAATATCCTGTGATCATCGTCGCTGAACCGGATTTGCTCAACAATTGGGGCTTCTCGAACCGCGCCAATGCCGAACTTGCGCATGAGTTAATCGATGCAGCGATGAACTATGACGACGGCCCCATTATCTTCGACATGACGCTCAATGGCCTTGGCACGTCAAAGAACCTGCTGACGCTGGCATTCTCGCCGCCGTTTCTCGCCGCGACGATCTGCCTGATCATTGCGCTGATCGCGATTGGTTGGCGGGCATTCCGCCGTTTTGGCCCGCCAGTGCATGAGGGCCGCCAGATCGCCTTCGGCAAAAGCCAGTTGGTCGAAAACTCCGCTGGCTTCATCCGGCGGGCCAAGCGCCTGCATCTGGTCGGCGCGCCATATGCCTCGCTGATGAGCGGCCGCATTGCCGAAGCGCTGGGACTGCGCAGTGCAGACGATATTTCACTGGTGGAGGACGCGCTAGCCAAGCGTGCGCCGGATGCACCCTCATATTCAGAAAATGTCCGGAAGTTGCGTGAAGCACGTGATCCGGGCGAGATGCTGCGCAGCGCGCAGGCACTCAAATCCATCGAAAGGATGTTGGAAAGATGA
- a CDS encoding prephenate dehydratase, with amino-acid sequence MQSFPAPALAMVEKMRAEAATDPMRAIAWQGSPGANSHRAGMEFAPEALPLPSFSFEDAIDAVKQGRAGCAIIPIENSQHGRVADIHFLLPESGLAIVAEYFMPITHALMALDTKGPFEAAYSHPQALGQSRHYLRERDIVPISYSDTAGAAAFVADSGNPFIAAIAPKIAADLYGLKVIDDQVEDASDNMTRFVVLAKEGRDPAELAGEAAMTTLIFEVKNIPAALYKAMGGFATNGVNMTKLESYQKGASFSATMFYADIIGTPGDAAVDRALEELAFHCKELRILGTYAQARKRG; translated from the coding sequence ATGCAAAGCTTTCCAGCCCCCGCGCTCGCCATGGTTGAAAAAATGCGAGCCGAAGCCGCCACTGATCCGATGCGCGCCATCGCGTGGCAGGGCTCGCCCGGCGCCAATTCGCACCGCGCGGGCATGGAGTTTGCGCCCGAAGCGCTGCCGCTGCCCAGCTTCAGCTTTGAAGACGCCATTGATGCGGTGAAGCAAGGCCGCGCGGGCTGTGCAATTATTCCAATTGAAAACAGTCAGCACGGGCGCGTGGCGGATATCCACTTCCTGCTGCCCGAAAGCGGCCTTGCGATTGTGGCTGAATATTTCATGCCGATCACGCACGCATTGATGGCGCTGGATACCAAGGGGCCGTTCGAAGCGGCTTACAGCCACCCTCAGGCGCTGGGTCAATCACGCCATTATCTTCGCGAGCGCGATATTGTGCCGATCAGTTACAGCGACACCGCCGGTGCGGCAGCCTTTGTCGCCGATAGCGGCAATCCTTTTATCGCTGCCATCGCGCCCAAAATCGCGGCTGATCTTTACGGGCTAAAAGTCATCGACGATCAGGTCGAAGATGCCAGCGACAATATGACCCGCTTCGTGGTGCTGGCCAAAGAAGGCCGTGATCCAGCCGAACTGGCGGGCGAGGCGGCAATGACAACACTGATCTTCGAAGTGAAGAATATCCCCGCCGCGCTCTATAAGGCCATGGGCGGCTTCGCGACCAATGGCGTCAACATGACCAAGCTCGAAAGTTATCAGAAGGGCGCGAGCTTTTCTGCCACCATGTTCTATGCCGATATTATCGGCACGCCCGGCGATGCAGCGGTTGACCGCGCGCTGGAAGAACTGGCGTTCCACTGCAAAGAGCTCCGTATCCTAGGCACTTACGCTCAAGCCAGAAAGCGCGGATAG
- a CDS encoding cytochrome c family protein: MGDRFNTTAGWVLFAGIIALGLSSISMRIFHTERPEEMSYPIEGVVTAGADDGPSLAMMMSKADVSKGEKVFAKCIACHTINQGGADGIGPNLYGIMGLPIGKHAAGFAYSSALAEKGGDWNFENMDAWLKSPRGFASGTKMSFAGLSKIDDRAAVIVYMNSMGSNIPLPEVVEEAAADAETTGDEAEAEADLEGEAAAEEDAAAEENEGGK, encoded by the coding sequence ATGGGCGACCGTTTCAACACCACAGCCGGCTGGGTCCTTTTTGCAGGGATCATTGCACTTGGCCTTTCCAGCATCTCGATGCGGATTTTCCACACGGAACGTCCTGAGGAAATGTCCTATCCGATTGAGGGTGTTGTAACGGCTGGAGCTGATGATGGTCCTTCCTTGGCGATGATGATGTCAAAAGCCGACGTGTCCAAGGGCGAGAAGGTTTTTGCCAAATGCATCGCGTGCCACACGATCAATCAAGGCGGCGCTGACGGTATCGGCCCTAACCTTTACGGTATTATGGGTCTGCCAATAGGCAAGCATGCGGCTGGCTTCGCCTATAGTTCGGCTCTGGCGGAAAAGGGCGGCGACTGGAATTTCGAAAATATGGACGCATGGCTCAAAAGCCCCAGAGGCTTCGCTTCTGGCACTAAGATGAGCTTCGCTGGCCTGTCCAAGATTGACGATCGCGCTGCAGTCATCGTTTATATGAATTCGATGGGCTCCAACATTCCGCTGCCTGAAGTTGTCGAAGAAGCGGCGGCTGACGCAGAAACTACCGGCGACGAAGCAGAGGCAGAAGCTGACCTCGAAGGCGAAGCGGCTGCTGAAGAAGACGCTGCAGCTGAAGAAAACGAAGGCGGCAAGTAA